In Cryptomeria japonica chromosome 10, Sugi_1.0, whole genome shotgun sequence, a genomic segment contains:
- the LOC131029287 gene encoding uncharacterized protein LOC131029287 isoform X2 has translation MRRIIVSSNTWALCMRSFTTTHIRVWSNATVFHNRFTHTFPKGNNDKVTQSLKARENLQLDVNLVENTNKEFKKASKGGTQRFSTAAVMSVKRPDPPGPNTGDGPHHN, from the exons ATGAGGCGAATAATAGTGAGCAGCAACACATGGGCTCTCTGTATGCGAAGCTTCACTACTACCCATATAAGGGTTTGGAGTAATGCTACTGTTTTCCACAACAGATTTACACATACATTTCCAAAGGGAAACAATGATAAAGTTACTCAGAGCTTAAAAGCAAGGGAAAATCTGCAATTGG ATGTCAATCTGGTGGAGAACACTAACAAAGAGTTTAAGAAGGCGTCAAAAGGTGGTACCCAAAGGTTTTCAACT GCTGCTGTTATGAGTGTGAAACGTCCAGACCCTCCAGGCCCAAATACAGGTGATGGCCCACATCATAATTAG
- the LOC131029294 gene encoding uncharacterized protein LOC131029294 isoform X2, which produces MRRITMSSNTWALCMRSFTTTHLRAWSSATVFQNRFKHTFPKGNNDKVTHSLEARENLQLEDVNLVENSNNEFKRASKGGTMRQTQRFSTVSIDPQTEEVMLLL; this is translated from the exons ATGAGGCGAATAACAATGAGCAGCAACACATGGGCTCTCTGTATGCGAAGCTTCACTACTACCCATCTAAGAGCTTGGAGTAGTGCTACTGTTTTTCAGAACAGATTTAAACATACATTTCCAAAGGGAAACAATGATAAAGTTACTCACAGCTTAGAAGCAAGGGAAAATCTGCAACTGG AAGATGTCAATCTGGTGGAGAACTCTAATAATGAGTTTAAGAGGGCATCAAAAGGTGGGACCATGAGACAAACCCAAAGGTTTTCAACTGTAAGCATCGATCCCCAGACAGAAGAAGTGAT GCTGCTATTATGA
- the LOC131029287 gene encoding uncharacterized protein LOC131029287 isoform X1, with amino-acid sequence MRRIIVSSNTWALCMRSFTTTHIRVWSNATVFHNRFTHTFPKGNNDKVTQSLKARENLQLEDVNLVENTNKEFKKASKGGTQRFSTAAVMSVKRPDPPGPNTGDGPHHN; translated from the exons ATGAGGCGAATAATAGTGAGCAGCAACACATGGGCTCTCTGTATGCGAAGCTTCACTACTACCCATATAAGGGTTTGGAGTAATGCTACTGTTTTCCACAACAGATTTACACATACATTTCCAAAGGGAAACAATGATAAAGTTACTCAGAGCTTAAAAGCAAGGGAAAATCTGCAATTGG AAGATGTCAATCTGGTGGAGAACACTAACAAAGAGTTTAAGAAGGCGTCAAAAGGTGGTACCCAAAGGTTTTCAACT GCTGCTGTTATGAGTGTGAAACGTCCAGACCCTCCAGGCCCAAATACAGGTGATGGCCCACATCATAATTAG
- the LOC131029294 gene encoding uncharacterized protein LOC131029294 isoform X1 produces MRRITMSSNTWALCMRSFTTTHLRAWSSATVFQNRFKHTFPKGNNDKVTHSLEARENLQLEDVNLVENSNNEFKRASKGGTMRQTQRFSTAAIMSVKPPDPPGPNTGDGPHHD; encoded by the exons ATGAGGCGAATAACAATGAGCAGCAACACATGGGCTCTCTGTATGCGAAGCTTCACTACTACCCATCTAAGAGCTTGGAGTAGTGCTACTGTTTTTCAGAACAGATTTAAACATACATTTCCAAAGGGAAACAATGATAAAGTTACTCACAGCTTAGAAGCAAGGGAAAATCTGCAACTGG AAGATGTCAATCTGGTGGAGAACTCTAATAATGAGTTTAAGAGGGCATCAAAAGGTGGGACCATGAGACAAACCCAAAGGTTTTCAACT GCTGCTATTATGAGTGTGAAACCTCCAGACCCTCCAGGCCCAAATACAGGTGATGGCCCACATCATGATTAG